The following are encoded in a window of Gramella sp. MT6 genomic DNA:
- a CDS encoding RagB/SusD family nutrient uptake outer membrane protein has translation MKIIYKNTKYLMLGLLGIFLAASCETDFDNPNEATSEQTYSSREGILSASVGLQQIYSTTGLRWIVETPAITTREGGITTTFQNMIELEDGGASLPNFNSNVQGLWSTMLRVVKIAEDIQTNAPNITLDPGTESGLVAHAKLFQAMAIGSLSQNFEQVVTVTNPDNNAEFVSRQQGFEFAINQLNEAEAILTATPPSDEFTNQVTQGNIDLLNSIRAMKARYNLFAGNYEAAISAANSVDQSSVSLFVYDSQNLNPIWSRVYLNDSPNFKPRDNFGLPESFDLDPEDGRIDFYLIPLDVNNQNGLPIEDLAGFFDVNTEAIPLYIPDEMDLIISEANLRKSPADIDAAISALNAVLTDSSDPLGLSADLDAYSGPETVEAVLKEIYKNRRAELFLTGMSLEDSRRFNRPAPSGQSMIFTEERNRNFYPYPDIERNSNPNTPQDPAI, from the coding sequence ATGAAAATCATATATAAAAACACTAAATATTTGATGTTGGGATTACTGGGAATCTTTTTAGCAGCTTCCTGTGAAACAGATTTTGATAATCCCAACGAGGCGACCAGTGAGCAAACTTATTCCTCACGAGAAGGAATACTTTCTGCCAGCGTAGGTCTGCAGCAAATCTATTCGACAACCGGGTTACGCTGGATAGTGGAAACACCTGCGATAACAACCCGTGAAGGTGGCATAACCACCACTTTCCAGAATATGATCGAGCTTGAAGATGGTGGGGCTTCCTTACCCAATTTCAATTCGAATGTTCAGGGACTCTGGTCTACCATGCTACGCGTGGTGAAGATCGCTGAAGATATCCAAACCAATGCTCCCAATATTACCCTTGATCCTGGTACCGAAAGTGGGTTGGTAGCCCATGCTAAACTTTTCCAGGCAATGGCCATTGGTAGCCTATCACAGAATTTTGAGCAGGTGGTAACGGTAACAAATCCAGATAACAACGCTGAATTCGTTTCACGTCAACAGGGTTTCGAATTTGCTATTAATCAATTGAACGAAGCCGAAGCTATTCTAACCGCCACTCCCCCTTCAGACGAGTTTACAAACCAGGTTACCCAGGGAAATATTGATCTTTTGAATTCAATACGTGCGATGAAAGCCCGTTATAACCTCTTCGCAGGAAATTATGAAGCAGCTATTTCTGCGGCAAATTCGGTAGACCAATCCTCGGTTTCATTGTTCGTATATGATTCTCAGAATTTGAATCCTATCTGGAGCCGGGTTTATCTAAATGATTCACCAAACTTCAAACCCAGAGATAATTTTGGGTTACCAGAATCTTTTGATCTTGATCCTGAAGACGGTAGAATTGACTTTTACCTCATCCCTCTAGATGTAAACAACCAGAATGGTTTACCTATAGAGGACCTGGCCGGTTTCTTTGATGTTAATACTGAAGCTATTCCTCTATATATTCCAGATGAAATGGATCTTATAATTTCTGAAGCAAACCTTAGAAAGTCACCGGCGGATATCGATGCTGCTATCTCGGCACTAAACGCTGTTTTAACAGACAGCAGTGATCCACTGGGATTGAGTGCAGATCTGGATGCATATTCTGGGCCTGAAACAGTAGAAGCCGTATTAAAGGAGATCTATAAGAACCGTAGAGCAGAACTTTTCCTAACCGGAATGAGTTTGGAAGACAGCAGAAGGTTTAACAGACCTGCTCCAAGCGGACAGTCAATGATCTTTACAGAAGAAAGGAACAGGAACTTTTATCCATATCCAGACATTGAGAGAAATAGCAATCCTAATACGCCGCAGGATCCGGCAATTTAG
- a CDS encoding class I SAM-dependent methyltransferase, translated as MVNDEIKRTWEKNASEWIRAIEGGIIESRKFTNAAIIDSVVSHKPKNLLDLGCGEGWLTRELSRTGITCTGSDASAPLIENAKKKGDQNYLNLSYEEIILDPNITGNPFDAIIYNFSLFLNEETELLFKSLKTIMSKNGRIFIQTLHPAFLIKNSLPYKSQWIEDSWAGLKGDFKDPHQWYIRTFTDWYKAFNTCGLYLESIKEPVNNENQPLSVIFELSKATS; from the coding sequence ATGGTAAATGATGAGATAAAAAGGACCTGGGAGAAGAATGCTTCAGAATGGATCAGGGCCATTGAAGGCGGGATCATAGAATCCCGGAAATTCACGAATGCGGCTATTATTGATTCAGTAGTTAGCCATAAACCTAAAAATCTTCTGGACCTCGGATGTGGCGAAGGCTGGTTAACCAGGGAATTATCCAGAACGGGAATTACATGTACCGGGAGCGATGCTTCTGCTCCCCTGATCGAAAATGCGAAGAAAAAAGGAGATCAGAACTACCTGAACCTATCTTACGAAGAAATCATATTGGATCCTAACATTACAGGAAACCCATTTGATGCGATCATCTATAATTTCAGCCTATTTTTAAATGAAGAAACAGAACTACTCTTCAAAAGTTTAAAGACGATAATGTCTAAAAATGGTAGGATCTTTATCCAGACATTGCATCCAGCTTTCCTAATTAAAAACTCCCTTCCATATAAAAGTCAATGGATAGAAGACTCATGGGCGGGATTAAAAGGTGATTTTAAAGATCCCCATCAATGGTATATAAGAACTTTTACCGACTGGTATAAAGCATTCAATACCTGCGGTCTATACCTGGAATCCATAAAAGAACCAGTAAATAACGAAAATCAACCTTTATCTGTGATCTTCGAATTGAGTAAGGCTACTTCATAA
- a CDS encoding septum formation initiator family protein, producing the protein MKFKDLRKKPWFRIISNKYMLISLVFVIWMFFLDTNSWFIHHELDQEIDELQDNKEYYQKEIAKDKAVIEKLQDSVELEKFARQKYYMKRPDEDIYIIEYDTID; encoded by the coding sequence ATGAAATTTAAAGACCTGCGTAAAAAACCCTGGTTCAGAATTATTAGCAATAAATATATGCTGATAAGCCTCGTATTCGTTATATGGATGTTCTTTCTGGATACCAATTCATGGTTTATTCATCATGAACTCGATCAGGAAATAGACGAGTTGCAGGACAATAAAGAATATTATCAAAAGGAAATCGCGAAAGATAAGGCAGTCATAGAAAAACTTCAGGATTCGGTAGAGCTTGAAAAGTTCGCCAGGCAGAAATATTACATGAAAAGGCCAGATGAAGATATCTATATAATTGAATATGACACCATAGATTAA
- a CDS encoding methylmalonyl-CoA mutase subunit beta, translating to MKKLLFQEFEEVSAKQWKQKIQADLKGADYNEKLVTKTLHGIDIKPFYSSEDLQETLQVSNPAHWNICEKIYVTSAETANKKALDRLQKGTEALWFILPSQEIDFAELFKDLPAGITVYLKPEFLDAEYVQKLNEFIAGKDLKVFLQTDIIGKLARSGNWFDSLKADHSELEKILNNSSNLESAVSIDLGLYQNAGANIPQQLAYSIAHVTEYLNHLDQLEFSEKEKSKFTFQFIVSVGSDYFFEISKIRALRWILATVAEEFGFKTDCHIVAQPTKRTKTLYDYNVNFLRTTTEGMSAILGGADSIYNMPYDAIYHKDNEFGDRIARNQLLIMRNESYLDKVGNVAEGTYYIETLTKQLAEKALEIFKEIEKGGGFLKELKSGVIQKKIKESAAAEQEKFNNGDLVLIGTNKFENPDDKMQDDIELYPFLKKNPRKILIEPILEKRLSEESEQKRLEKEKQS from the coding sequence ATGAAAAAATTGTTATTTCAGGAATTTGAAGAAGTTTCTGCAAAACAATGGAAACAAAAGATCCAGGCCGATCTAAAGGGTGCCGATTATAATGAGAAATTGGTTACCAAAACCCTTCACGGTATAGACATTAAACCATTTTACTCCTCAGAGGATTTGCAGGAAACACTTCAGGTTTCAAATCCCGCTCACTGGAATATTTGCGAAAAAATATATGTTACTTCTGCCGAAACCGCCAATAAAAAGGCGCTGGATAGATTGCAGAAAGGAACCGAAGCGCTATGGTTTATTTTACCCTCACAAGAAATCGATTTCGCTGAACTTTTTAAAGATCTTCCCGCAGGGATCACGGTCTATTTAAAACCAGAATTTCTTGATGCGGAATACGTTCAGAAATTGAATGAATTTATAGCAGGTAAGGATCTTAAGGTATTTCTTCAGACCGATATCATTGGAAAACTGGCCAGATCTGGAAACTGGTTTGACAGCTTAAAAGCAGACCATTCAGAACTTGAGAAGATCCTGAATAACTCTTCAAATTTAGAGTCGGCTGTTAGTATAGACCTGGGATTATATCAAAATGCAGGGGCTAATATTCCGCAACAACTGGCCTACTCCATTGCCCATGTCACCGAGTATTTAAATCACTTGGATCAACTTGAATTTTCAGAGAAGGAAAAATCAAAATTTACCTTTCAGTTTATCGTTTCGGTAGGCTCAGATTATTTCTTTGAGATCTCAAAGATCAGGGCACTTAGATGGATATTGGCGACAGTAGCAGAAGAATTCGGTTTCAAAACAGATTGTCATATTGTGGCCCAACCAACAAAACGAACTAAAACATTGTATGACTATAATGTGAATTTCCTACGTACAACTACTGAAGGTATGAGTGCGATCCTGGGAGGGGCAGATTCTATTTACAACATGCCATATGATGCCATTTATCATAAGGACAATGAATTTGGAGACCGCATAGCCCGGAATCAGTTGCTTATCATGAGGAATGAGAGTTACCTGGATAAAGTTGGTAATGTGGCTGAAGGCACCTATTATATTGAAACCCTGACGAAACAACTTGCTGAAAAAGCACTGGAAATCTTCAAGGAAATTGAAAAAGGCGGAGGCTTTTTGAAAGAATTAAAATCTGGAGTCATTCAAAAGAAAATAAAAGAAAGTGCTGCAGCAGAACAGGAGAAATTCAATAACGGAGATCTTGTCCTAATAGGAACAAATAAGTTCGAAAATCCAGATGACAAAATGCAGGATGATATTGAGTTATACCCATTCCTGAAAAAAAATCCGAGAAAAATTTTAATTGAACCTATACTTGAGAAACGGCTGAGTGAAGAGAGTGAACAGAAGAGATTAGAAAAAGAAAAACAAAGCTAG
- the scpA gene encoding methylmalonyl-CoA mutase: MQRKDLQNISLADKEFSSRKPDSQKETFKTPEEIEIKTSYSKEDISEAEHLNFAAGIPPYLRGPYSTMYVSRPWTIRQYAGFSTAEESNAFYRRNLAAGQKGLSVAFDLPTHRGYDSDHERVVGDVGKAGVAIDSVEDMKILFDQIPLDKMSVSMTMNGAVLPIMAFYIVAAEEQGVKPEQLSGTIQNDILKEFMVRNTYIYPPTPSMKIISDIFEYTSQNMPKFNSISISGYHMQEAGATCDIELAYTLADGLEYIRKGLDAGMDIDSFAPRLSFFWAIGMNHFMEIAKMRAARMLWAKLVKQFNPKNPKSLSLRTHSQTSGWSLTEQDPFNNVARTCIEAAAAAFGGTQSLHTNALDEAIALPTDFSARIARNTQLYLQQETNITKTVDPWAGSFYVEKLTEQIAEQAWKLIEEVEELGGMTKAIEAGIPKMRIEEAAARKQARIDSETDVIVGVNKYRLEKEDELVTLEVDNQTVRKQQVARLEKIRTERNEEKVQQSLENLRKAAKEENANLLALAVEAARERASLGEISDALEDVYGRYKAKIQSFSGVYSKEMKDNSSFNKARELADIFAEMEGRRPRIMIAKMGQDGHDRGAKVVATGYADLGFDVDIGPLFQTPAEAAQQAVENDVHILGVSSLAAGHKTLVPQVIEELKKLGREDIMVIVGGVIPSQDYQFLFDAGAVAVFGPGTKISDAAIQLLEILIDE; this comes from the coding sequence ATGCAACGCAAAGATCTTCAAAATATAAGCCTTGCCGATAAGGAGTTCTCCAGTAGAAAACCTGATTCGCAAAAGGAAACTTTTAAAACACCTGAGGAAATTGAGATCAAGACCTCATATTCCAAAGAAGATATTTCAGAAGCTGAACATTTGAATTTTGCTGCTGGTATCCCACCTTATTTGCGCGGACCTTACAGCACCATGTATGTAAGCAGACCATGGACAATACGCCAGTATGCAGGATTTTCAACCGCTGAAGAAAGCAATGCTTTTTACAGAAGAAACCTTGCTGCAGGCCAGAAAGGACTTTCGGTAGCATTCGACCTCCCAACGCATCGTGGTTATGATTCAGATCATGAACGAGTTGTAGGTGATGTCGGAAAAGCCGGGGTAGCCATAGATTCAGTAGAGGATATGAAGATCCTATTTGATCAGATCCCGCTGGATAAAATGTCGGTTTCCATGACCATGAATGGAGCGGTGCTTCCTATCATGGCCTTTTATATAGTTGCTGCCGAAGAACAGGGAGTAAAGCCAGAACAACTTTCAGGAACCATACAGAATGATATTCTGAAGGAGTTCATGGTTAGAAATACCTACATCTACCCTCCTACTCCATCGATGAAGATCATATCAGACATATTTGAGTATACTTCTCAAAATATGCCAAAGTTCAATAGTATTAGTATTTCCGGATATCATATGCAGGAAGCCGGTGCGACCTGCGATATTGAGCTGGCTTATACTTTAGCTGACGGATTGGAATACATTAGAAAAGGTTTGGATGCGGGAATGGATATTGACAGTTTCGCTCCAAGACTTTCCTTTTTCTGGGCAATCGGGATGAACCATTTTATGGAGATCGCGAAAATGCGAGCAGCAAGAATGTTGTGGGCAAAACTGGTAAAACAGTTCAATCCTAAAAATCCAAAATCCCTTTCATTAAGAACCCATTCCCAAACCAGTGGATGGAGCTTAACTGAACAGGATCCCTTTAATAATGTCGCGAGAACCTGCATAGAAGCTGCTGCAGCTGCTTTTGGCGGAACCCAGAGTTTACATACCAATGCACTGGATGAAGCCATTGCACTGCCAACAGATTTTTCAGCAAGGATCGCCAGAAATACTCAATTATACCTGCAGCAGGAAACCAATATTACCAAAACTGTAGATCCGTGGGCAGGAAGTTTTTATGTAGAAAAATTAACGGAGCAGATCGCTGAACAGGCCTGGAAGCTTATTGAAGAAGTTGAAGAACTGGGCGGAATGACCAAAGCTATTGAAGCAGGAATTCCAAAAATGAGAATTGAGGAAGCTGCTGCCAGAAAACAGGCTAGAATAGATAGCGAGACCGATGTGATCGTAGGGGTCAATAAATACCGCCTGGAAAAAGAAGATGAACTGGTCACCCTTGAAGTAGACAACCAAACGGTTAGAAAACAGCAGGTAGCCAGACTTGAAAAGATCAGGACTGAAAGGAATGAAGAAAAAGTTCAGCAGTCACTGGAAAATTTAAGAAAAGCTGCTAAAGAAGAAAATGCTAATTTACTGGCTCTTGCGGTAGAAGCTGCGAGAGAAAGAGCAAGTCTGGGTGAGATAAGCGATGCTTTAGAGGATGTTTACGGAAGATATAAAGCAAAAATTCAATCCTTTAGCGGAGTATATTCGAAAGAAATGAAAGATAACAGTTCGTTTAATAAAGCAAGAGAACTGGCCGATATATTTGCCGAAATGGAAGGTCGCCGGCCAAGGATCATGATCGCTAAAATGGGCCAGGATGGCCACGACCGCGGCGCCAAAGTAGTTGCTACAGGTTATGCCGATCTTGGATTTGATGTGGATATTGGTCCTCTATTCCAGACCCCTGCGGAAGCTGCACAACAGGCTGTTGAAAATGATGTGCATATTTTAGGAGTTTCTTCCCTTGCTGCGGGACATAAAACCCTGGTTCCTCAGGTAATTGAAGAATTAAAGAAATTAGGCAGAGAAGATATTATGGTAATTGTTGGCGGGGTAATCCCATCCCAGGATTATCAATTTCTTTTTGATGCCGGTGCAGTTGCAGTTTTTGGTCCGGGTACCAAGATCAGTGATGCTGCCATACAATTATTAGAAATATTAATCGACGAATAA
- a CDS encoding SDR family oxidoreductase, which produces MDLKKKMLRDDALEGKNIIVTGGGSGLGKSMTKYFLELGANVAITSRNIEKLENTVKELEEETGGKCFAVQCDVRHYDQVEAMRDAVVKEFGSVDILLNNAAGNFISPTERLSANAFDTIIDIVLKGSKNCTLALGKHWIDKKEENKTILNIVTTYAWTGSAYVVPSATAKAGVLAMTRSLAVEWAKYGIRSNAIAPGPFPTKGAWDRLLPGDLKEKFDLAKKVPLKRVGDHQELANLAAYLVSDFSAYVNGEVITIDGGEWLKGAGQFNLLEAVPEEMWDMLENMIKSKKNG; this is translated from the coding sequence ATGGATTTAAAGAAAAAAATGCTTCGGGACGATGCTCTTGAAGGGAAAAATATTATCGTAACCGGAGGAGGAAGCGGACTTGGAAAATCAATGACCAAATACTTTCTTGAACTTGGTGCGAATGTAGCCATCACTTCCAGGAATATAGAAAAACTTGAAAATACTGTAAAGGAACTTGAAGAAGAGACCGGCGGAAAATGTTTTGCGGTGCAATGTGATGTAAGACATTATGATCAGGTTGAAGCTATGCGCGATGCAGTAGTAAAAGAATTTGGATCTGTAGATATTCTACTGAACAACGCTGCCGGAAACTTCATTTCTCCTACTGAAAGATTAAGTGCGAATGCTTTTGACACAATTATAGATATTGTATTGAAAGGAAGTAAGAACTGTACCCTGGCTCTTGGTAAACACTGGATAGATAAGAAGGAAGAAAATAAGACCATCCTTAATATAGTGACTACTTATGCCTGGACGGGTTCAGCTTATGTTGTGCCGAGTGCAACTGCAAAAGCCGGAGTATTAGCAATGACCAGATCTCTAGCCGTGGAATGGGCTAAATATGGAATCAGATCCAATGCCATCGCTCCCGGTCCCTTCCCTACCAAAGGTGCATGGGACAGGCTTTTACCGGGTGATCTGAAAGAGAAATTCGATCTTGCTAAAAAAGTACCCTTAAAAAGAGTTGGTGATCATCAGGAGCTCGCCAACCTTGCCGCTTACCTGGTTTCAGATTTTTCTGCTTATGTAAATGGTGAGGTTATCACCATAGACGGTGGAGAATGGCTAAAAGGAGCCGGACAGTTCAATTTACTGGAAGCAGTTCCTGAAGAAATGTGGGATATGCTGGAAAATATGATCAAGTCTAAGAAGAACGGCTAA
- a CDS encoding insulinase family protein: MKNYFTSTFWVLFLVVTNFALAQNKTPEKIPTDPNVKIGKLDNGLTYYIRNNGKPEDKLELRLAIKAGSILETDEQRGLAHFVEHMNFNGTKNFEKNELVDYLQSIGVKFGADLNAYTSFDETVYILPIPSDDPEKLEGGFTVLEDWAHNALLTEEAIDGERGVVLEEYRLGLGPDKRMMQEYLPKVMYNSRYAERLPIGKKEVIQNADYETIRSYYKDWYRPGLMAVIAVGDLDIETIEEKIKSHFSNLEARENPVERKEYGVPNHDETFVAIASDPEANFSRVQIYYKDLEEAKDVVTIDDYKEKLEQNMFSTMINNRLEELANSPTPPFTYGYSYYGSTYSPLKNAYQSFAMTGENDQLTALRALVTENERVKRYGFNQNEFERAKKEYLARLEKEYKDRDKQESNRLVNQYVYNFLENSPIPGTEWTYEFAKENLDDISLENINALINDFIHDENRVIVLTGPAKESIKQVTEEEVLAVLNEVENSEIAEYSYEEVRENLITEMPTAGSIKEVKANDELGFNTLILSNGAKVVYKKTDFKNDEILFSAYSAGGTSLYSDEEFQSTVFANAGLTEAGVGGLDKNELNKMMSGKIVNVRPGISTYSEGFNGSTTPNDFETMMQMIHLYFTDLNKDEEAYNSFTTKQKNFLGNLMSNPNFYFQNELNKFRNEGNPRHVGFPTPEKYDEMDYDLAYEKYQERFSDASDFIFYFVGNIDEEKLKEFSSKYIASLPSNNSEEDYKEPTFRENTDYYREKTVYKGSDPKSRVSIIWNGETEYDEEDDLALTALSEVLTIKLVEELREEEGGVYGVGARGNMSKIPYESYNFSIGFPCGPENVEKLTEAALAEVEKIRENGPTEEDLAKVKETFKLQRKEKLKENKFWIDQLEKADSENYDLSEIKDYNEMVEELEADDLQKMAEKYLNDNYLLGVLMPETEESAN; this comes from the coding sequence ATGAAAAATTACTTTACCAGTACCTTTTGGGTATTATTTCTGGTTGTGACCAACTTTGCTTTGGCGCAAAACAAAACACCAGAAAAGATCCCAACAGACCCCAATGTAAAAATTGGTAAGCTAGACAACGGACTTACTTATTATATTAGAAATAATGGGAAACCGGAAGACAAATTAGAATTAAGACTTGCCATAAAAGCCGGGTCTATTCTCGAGACAGACGAACAGCGGGGACTTGCTCATTTCGTTGAGCACATGAACTTTAATGGCACCAAAAACTTTGAGAAAAATGAATTAGTAGACTATCTGCAAAGTATAGGTGTAAAATTTGGCGCAGACCTCAATGCCTATACCAGTTTTGACGAAACAGTCTATATTTTACCTATTCCCAGTGATGATCCTGAAAAATTAGAAGGTGGATTCACTGTTCTGGAAGATTGGGCACATAATGCCCTTTTAACTGAAGAAGCTATCGACGGGGAACGTGGAGTGGTTCTGGAAGAATACCGCTTAGGTCTAGGTCCGGATAAGCGTATGATGCAGGAATACCTTCCTAAGGTTATGTATAATTCAAGGTATGCTGAAAGATTACCAATTGGCAAAAAAGAAGTGATTCAAAATGCAGATTATGAAACCATTCGTAGTTACTATAAAGATTGGTACAGACCAGGTTTGATGGCTGTTATCGCCGTTGGCGACCTGGATATTGAAACTATAGAAGAAAAAATAAAATCACATTTTTCAAATCTTGAAGCCAGAGAAAATCCGGTTGAAAGAAAAGAATATGGAGTTCCTAATCATGACGAGACTTTTGTAGCGATTGCATCAGATCCCGAGGCCAATTTTAGTAGAGTTCAGATCTATTATAAGGATTTGGAAGAAGCTAAAGATGTAGTTACCATAGATGATTATAAGGAGAAGCTAGAGCAAAATATGTTCTCTACCATGATCAATAACAGGCTTGAAGAACTTGCCAACAGCCCTACTCCACCTTTCACTTACGGATATTCTTATTATGGCAGTACTTATTCTCCTTTAAAAAATGCTTATCAGTCCTTTGCCATGACCGGTGAAAATGATCAGTTAACTGCTTTAAGAGCCCTGGTTACTGAAAATGAGAGAGTTAAAAGATATGGTTTCAATCAGAATGAATTCGAACGTGCCAAAAAGGAATATTTAGCCAGACTGGAAAAAGAGTATAAAGATCGTGATAAGCAGGAAAGTAACCGACTTGTAAATCAATACGTATATAATTTCCTTGAAAATTCACCGATCCCGGGAACTGAATGGACTTACGAGTTCGCTAAAGAAAACCTGGATGACATTAGCCTTGAAAATATTAACGCACTCATAAATGATTTTATTCATGATGAGAACAGGGTTATCGTGCTAACCGGTCCTGCCAAGGAATCGATTAAACAAGTAACAGAAGAAGAAGTACTCGCGGTATTAAATGAAGTGGAAAATTCAGAGATCGCCGAATATTCATATGAAGAAGTTCGTGAAAACCTGATCACCGAAATGCCAACCGCGGGAAGTATTAAAGAAGTTAAGGCAAACGACGAGCTTGGTTTTAATACGCTTATACTTAGCAATGGTGCAAAAGTAGTTTATAAAAAAACCGATTTTAAAAATGATGAGATCCTATTTTCAGCCTATAGCGCGGGAGGAACCTCTCTATATTCAGACGAGGAATTCCAGTCTACAGTATTTGCCAATGCTGGGTTAACCGAAGCGGGTGTTGGAGGCCTGGACAAGAATGAGCTCAACAAGATGATGAGCGGTAAAATTGTAAATGTGAGACCCGGAATCAGCACTTATTCTGAAGGTTTCAATGGAAGCACTACTCCAAATGATTTCGAGACCATGATGCAGATGATACATCTTTATTTTACAGATCTGAATAAAGATGAAGAAGCTTATAATTCTTTCACCACCAAGCAAAAGAATTTCTTGGGCAACCTGATGTCTAATCCTAACTTCTATTTTCAGAATGAACTTAATAAGTTCAGAAATGAAGGCAACCCTAGACATGTAGGTTTCCCTACTCCTGAAAAATATGATGAAATGGATTACGATCTTGCCTACGAAAAATACCAGGAAAGATTTAGTGACGCTTCAGATTTCATTTTCTACTTCGTAGGAAATATCGATGAAGAGAAATTAAAGGAATTCTCTTCTAAATATATTGCCAGTCTTCCATCTAATAATTCTGAAGAAGATTACAAAGAACCAACTTTTCGTGAAAACACAGATTATTACAGGGAAAAAACGGTTTATAAAGGTTCAGATCCAAAGAGCCGTGTAAGCATCATCTGGAATGGTGAAACTGAATATGATGAGGAAGACGACCTTGCTCTAACTGCTCTGTCGGAGGTCTTGACCATTAAACTGGTTGAAGAACTACGTGAGGAAGAAGGCGGAGTGTATGGTGTAGGAGCGCGTGGAAACATGTCTAAGATCCCATACGAAAGTTACAATTTCTCCATTGGGTTCCCTTGTGGGCCTGAAAATGTTGAAAAATTAACCGAAGCGGCATTGGCTGAAGTTGAGAAGATTAGAGAAAATGGTCCAACAGAAGAGGACCTTGCAAAGGTCAAGGAAACCTTTAAACTACAGCGAAAAGAAAAGCTTAAGGAAAATAAATTCTGGATAGATCAGCTGGAAAAAGCCGATAGTGAGAATTATGACCTTTCGGAAATCAAGGATTACAACGAAATGGTTGAGGAGCTTGAAGCAGACGACCTTCAGAAAATGGCTGAAAAATATCTTAATGACAATTATCTATTAGGAGTTTTAATGCCTGAAACTGAAGAATCAGCAAACTAA
- a CDS encoding AAA family ATPase: protein MGKIIAIANQKGGVGKTTTSVNLAASLGVLEKKILLIDADPQANATSGLGIDVEEVEKGTYQLLEHSIKAEEAILKTSSPNLDIIPAHIDLVAIEIELVDQENRESMLKKAIEPLRDKYDFILIDCAPSLGLLTLNALTASDSVIIPIQCEYFALEGLGKLLNTIKSVQKIHNNKLDIEGLLLTMYDSRLRLSNQVVEEVKKHFDEMVFETIIQRNVRLSEAPSYGESIINYDASSKGASNYLSLAHEIIKKN, encoded by the coding sequence ATGGGTAAAATCATTGCTATTGCCAACCAAAAGGGAGGCGTGGGTAAAACCACAACATCTGTGAACCTTGCTGCTTCGCTTGGGGTTCTGGAAAAAAAGATATTATTGATTGATGCCGATCCTCAGGCTAACGCTACCTCAGGTCTTGGTATAGACGTAGAAGAGGTTGAAAAGGGTACTTACCAGTTACTGGAACACTCCATAAAAGCCGAAGAGGCGATCCTAAAGACCAGTTCACCAAATCTGGATATTATCCCGGCGCATATTGATCTTGTTGCCATAGAAATTGAACTGGTAGACCAGGAGAACAGGGAATCTATGCTTAAAAAGGCAATAGAACCACTTAGAGACAAATATGATTTTATACTGATAGATTGTGCTCCTTCCCTGGGATTATTGACGCTGAATGCGCTTACAGCTTCAGATTCAGTAATAATTCCAATCCAATGTGAGTATTTCGCACTGGAAGGTTTGGGCAAATTATTAAACACTATCAAAAGTGTTCAGAAGATCCATAATAATAAACTGGATATCGAAGGTCTGCTATTAACTATGTATGATTCGAGATTAAGACTTTCTAATCAGGTTGTGGAAGAGGTTAAGAAACATTTTGACGAAATGGTCTTTGAAACAATCATTCAGCGAAATGTACGTTTAAGTGAAGCGCCCAGTTATGGAGAAAGTATCATTAACTATGATGCTTCAAGCAAAGGAGCCAGCAATTATTTGAGCCTGGCACATGAAATTATCAAGAAAAATTAA